From Treponema sp. OMZ 787:
TGGTGCCGGCGCATTGGTTGCTGCAAAAGAAGGCGAATATGTTACCATAAAGTTGCCTTCCGGAGAAACTCGCTTGGTAAACAAAAAATGTTATGCAACAATAGGCGAAGTCGGCAATGAAGATCATATGAATACAAGTCTTGGCAAAGCCGGTCGATCAAGATGGCTTGGAATTAAACCCACCGTTCGCGGTATGGCTATGAACCCGATTGATCACCCCCTCGGAGGCGGTGAAGGACGAGGAAAGGGAAGACATCCCGTAACTCCTTGGGGACAGCCTTGTAAGGGTTATAAGACCCGCAAGAAGCGCAATCCTTCGGATAGCTTCATTGTCTCAAGACGAAAGAAGAAGAAGTAGGGGGTTGCAGAAGTGTCAAGATCAGTTAAAAAGGGACCTTTTATTGCAAAGAGTCTTTTTAAGAACGTAAACGAGATGAACAGATCGGGCAAAAAGAAGCCGATTAAGACTTATTCCCGCTGTTCTACAATTATACCTGAAATGGTCGGTAACACTATTTCGGTTCATAACGGCAAGACGTGGATTCCGGTTTATATCACCGAGAATCTTGTTGGACATAAACTTGGAGAGTTTGCTCCTACGCGCACATTCCGCAAACATGCAAACTCTGACAAGAAGGTTGGAAGATAGGTGAATGAAGATGACTGAAAGAACAGGATATCGAGCAACAACTAAATTTCTTATTGCATCACCTACCAAGGTAAGACCGGTAGCTAATGTTGTAAAAAACAAGCCCTATCCGGAAGCAATGGCTATTTTAGAAAATATGCCTCAAAAGGGAGCCGTCTTAATTTCTCAGACAATGAAATCGGCTGCCTCAAATGCTCTTTACAAAAATAAGCAGCTTGATGAAGATATGCTCTTTGTTAAGGAAATTATGATTGACGAAGGGCCTAGGCTAAAAAGAATTTGGTGTCGCGGCAAGGGCCGTGCAGACATGCTCTTAAAGCGCATGTGTCATATCACAGTTGTCGTTGACGAGAGAGCAGGAGAGTAGATATGGGACAGAAAGTAAACCCTACAGGATTAAGACTTGGTATAAACAAAACTTGGTCGTCTCGCTGGTATGCAGGCCCCCGAAATTATGCCGACTTGCTGCTTGAGGATTTAAAAATTCGAGCTATGATTCAGGAAATCCCTGAATGCAAAAATGCCGACATTGCCGAAGTTGAAATCATCCGTCATCCCCAGAGGATCACGATTATGATTCATACTGCTAGGCCCGGCGTTATAATCGGTGTAAAAGGTGCCAATATCGAAAATATCGGAGCTGTTATACAGAAAAAGCTCGGCAAAAAAGTGCAAATTAAGATTAAGGAAGTAAAGAGAGCCGAATTGAGGGCTTCTTTAGTTGCTCAAAATGTTGCACGCCAGCTTGCCGGAAGAGCTTCTTTCCGAAAGGTATTAAAGCAGGCTTGTTTTAATACAATGAGGTCCGGTGCCCAAGGTATAAAGGTTAGAATTTCAGGACGCTTAGGCGGTGCTGAAATGTCGCGAACCGAAGAAATGAAAGAAGGACGAGTTCCTCTTCACACACTTCGGGCAGATATAGACTACGGTTTTGCTGAAGCCGACACAACCTATGGAAAAATAGGTGTTAAGGTATGGCTTTACAGCGGAATGATGTTTGGCGGAGAACAAAAAGAAGATGCAGGCGCCTTGCTTAAAAAGCAAAGAAGACCCCGATCTGAAAAAACCGCTCAAGCAGGGAGGCAATAATTATGGCATTCAGTCCTAAACGTGTAAAACATAGAAAGGTTCAGCGCGGTAGAATCAAGGGCGAAGCTACACGATGCAACAACATCGATTTCGGCGAATACGCCTTAGTTTCTCTTGAGCCTTTTTTGCTTACAAACAGACAAATTGAAGCTGCCCGTGTTGCTTTAAATCGAAAGATTAAGCGAGGCGGAAAATTGTGGATTCGAGTTTTTCCGGATAAACCCTATTCAAAGAAACCCGCTGAAGTTCGAATGGGCGGCGGAAAAGGTGCACCTGAGTACTGGGTAGCGGTTGTAAAACCCGGAACTATTATTTTTGAATTAGCCGGCGTTGATAAGAATTTGGCCGAACAGGCTATGACCTTGGCAGGAAGCAAACTTCCCTTTAAAACAAGGTTTGCCGAGCAGATTCAGGCCGACTAAGGAGCGTTTAAAATGAAAAAGAAGTCAAAGTACAGAGAAATGTCGTATAAGGAACTTGTTTCAAAACGCAATGATCTAAAGCAAAAATACATGGATTTGAGATTTCAAGCTGTGGTAGGCCATTTGGACAACCCGCTTGAAAAGAGAATTATGCGTCGTGAAATAGCGATGTTAAACACCTTTATCCGCCAAAAAGAATTGGCAGGCGAAGGTGCAAATTAGGAGCTTAACCCGTGGAAACAACAGAAAACATGAAAAAAATCGGGAAGCGCGAGTTTGTCGGAATAGTAACAAGCGACAAGATGGAAAAAACCATCGTTGTTGAGGTCCGAACCAAAAAGCTTCATAAGCTTTACAAAAAATATGTATCGAGCAGTAAAAAATACAAGGCTCACGATGAAGAGAACACAGCTCACATCGGCGATACGGTAAGAATTGTAGAGCATAAGCCTATCAGTAAGGATAAGGCTTGGATGCTTACTGAAGTTATTGAGCGGGCTAAGTAAGGCAAGGAGTTAAGGTAAATGATACAGGTTGAAACAAGATTAAACGTTGCCGATAACTCAGGCGCTAAACTCGTCGAATGTATTAAGGTTATCGGCGGATCAAAACGCAGATACGCAGGTATTGGGGATATAATTGTTGTGGCAGTTAAAGAAGCCTTGCCCACATCGGTTATTAAAAAGGGTGCGGTACAAAAAGCCGTTATTGTGCGTGTTTCAAAAGAATACCGCCGTCCCGACGGAACTTATATCAGATTTGATGATAACGCTTGCGTAATCATTGATGATAATAAAAACCCCAAGGGAAAACGTATTTTCGGCCCTGTAGCGAGAGAGCTTCGTGATCATGATTACATGAAGATAATTTCTCTTGCTCCGGAAGTTCTTTAAGGAGAGTTTATGGCAGGAAAGATGAAAATTCACCGCAATGATAGTGTTGAAATCATTGCAGGTAAGGAAAGGGGCAAGCGGGGCGAAGTCGTAAAAGTTTTGCAGGAAGATAACAAGGTTATCGTCGGCGGACTTAATATGATAAAAAAAGCCATGCGCAAAAGAAGCCAGCAGGATCAGGGCGGAATTGTAGAAATTGAAGCTCCGATATCTGCATCCAATGTTATGATTATATGCAAAAAATGCGGCAAAACCCGAATTGCATACGAAATAAAGGACGGCAAAAAAATAAGAGTTTGCCGTAAGTGTGGAGAAACGTTATAATGAGTAATTACGTACCTCGGCTTAAGAAAGTCTATACAGAACAAATCATGCCCGAGCTTCAGAAGGAATTTAACTACAGTTCTGTTATGCAAATTCCTCGGCTTAAAAAAGTCGTAGTAAGCATGGGTGTTGGTGTAGCTCTCACGAATAGGAAACTACTTGATGCTGCAGTAACTGACCTTGAGATAATCACCGGTCAAAAAGCTGTGAAAACAAAGGCAAGAAAGAGTATAGCAAACTTTAAACTTCGTGAGGGAAATGAGATTGGGGCAATGGTAACACTACGCGGTGCCAGAATGTATGAATTCTTAGACCGCTTTATCAATGTTGCTTTGCCGCGTGTTAAGGATTTCCGCGGAGTTAACCCGAACGGTTTTGACGGTCGCGGAAACTATTCAGTGGGTATTACCGAGCAGATCATCTTCCCCGAAATCGACTTCGATAAGATCGAACGCATTTCAGGATTGAATGTGAACGTAGTAACTTCTGCCGAGACTGATCAAGAGGCAAGATCGCTTCTTGCAAAGTTTGGTATGCCCTTTAGGAAGTAAGAGAGGATTTCATGGCTACAGTTGCAAAAATTAATCAAGCTAACAGAAAAGCGAAGTATCCGACACGACAGTATAACAGATGCAAGGTTTGCGGACGACCCAGAGGTTATTTGCGAAAATTCAAGATGTGCCGTGTTTGTTTTAGAAAATTAGCAAGCGAAGGGCAAATCCCCGGCGTTACAAAGTCAAGTTGGTAGGAGGTAGATAATGAGTGTTTCAGATCCAATAGCAGACATGCTCACTAAAATTAGAAATGCTGCTTCCGCCGGTCACGAATCGGTTGATGTTCCTTCTTCAAAAATGAAATGGGAAATTATCAGTATTCTTAAATCGGAAGGGTATATTAAAAACTTTAAAAAGATGACCCAGGAAGGGGCCAGCAGTATCCGTGTGTTCTTAAAATACGATGATAAAGAATCTTCGGTTATTCACGGAATTGAAAGAGTTTCAACACCCGGCCGCCGAGTATATTTAGGTTATAAGAGCTTACCGAGAGTTTTTAACGGGTACGGTACTCTTATTGTATCGACTTCAAAAGGTATCATTACCGGAAAAGCCGCTGGCGAAAACCAAGTAGGCGGCGAGCTTATTTGCAAGGTTTGGTAGGAGGCGCAATATGTCAAGAGTTGGAAAAATGCCTGTTGCTATTCCTGCAGGTGTAAAAGTGAATGTTGCAAACGGTACTTTTACCGTTGAAGGACCTAAGGGAAAACTTTCGCAAAGCTATCATACCGAAGCTGTTGACTTTAAGGTCGAGGCTGATCATGTTCTTGTAACCAGGAAAAATGATTCCCTTCAGACAAGGGCTTATCACGGTTTATATCGAAGCCTTCTTAACAACATGGTAACAGGTGTAAGTACAGGCTTTACAAAAACATTGGTAATCAATGGTGTAGGTTATAGAGCTGAAGTTCAAGGCAAGCTCCTTGTAATGGCCCTAGGTTATTCAAACGATTTTTCGGTCATTATTCCTGAAGGAATTGAGGTAAAGGTTGACCAGTTAAAGGTTATCATTTCCGGATCTTCAAAAGAAGCGGTTGGACAATTTGCTTCTCAGGTACGAAAGTTGAGAGGCCCTGAACCCTATAAGGGCAAGGGAATTCGTTACGAAGACGAAATCATCAAGCGAAAAGTCGGTAAGTCCGGTGTAAAGTAAGGGTAGTATTATGGACAAAAAACGTAATGATAAAGATAGAAAAAGATTTAAGCGAAAGATGCACATTCGAAAGTCTATTTTCGGTACTGCAGAACGCCCGCGCATGACCGTTTTCCGAAGCAATAAACGCATTTCGGTTCAGGTTATTGACGATGTAGAGGGCAAGACATTGGCTGCCGTTTCTACAATGGAAGAAGATCTTCGATCGCTTAAGGTTAATGTTGAATCTGGGGCAAAGGTCGGTGAAGAAATCGGCAAGCGCCTCAAGGAAAAAAATATTGACACTGTTGTTTTTGACAGGAACGGATATCTTTACCACGGTGTTGTAAAGGCCGTTGCCGATGGTGCAAGAAAAACAGGAATTAAGTTTTAGGAGAGGTTATGAGTCATCAAAAAGAATCAAAACGGGATAACCAGCATACCGATAAAGAATATGTTGAAAAGCTTGTTAAATTGAACCGAACAGCCAAGGTTGTAAAGGGCGGACGCAGGTTCTCCTTTTCTGCACTTACTGTTGTCGGCGATCAAAAAGGACGAGTCGGATACGGTTTCGGTAAGGCAAATGATGTAAGCGATGCTATCCGAAAGAGTATCGAAAAGGCAAAGGCCAATATGGTAACCTTTCCGCTTAAAAACGGCACAATTCCTCATGAGGTTCAAGGAAAGTTCAAGGGCTCCGAGGTCCTTTTACGCCCTGCTTGTTCCGGTACGGGAATTATCGCAGGCGGTACAATCCGTGCTATTATGGAAGCTGCCGGTGCTACCGACTTGCTTTCTAAGTCTTTGGGATCAAGCTCCGCTGTAAACGTAGTTAAGGCAACATTTGATGCTGCAAGTCTTTTGATGGACGGCAAAAAAATTGCTAAAAACCGCGGAAAAACCCTTTTGGATGTATGGGGGTAAGTAA
This genomic window contains:
- the rpsC gene encoding 30S ribosomal protein S3; amino-acid sequence: MGQKVNPTGLRLGINKTWSSRWYAGPRNYADLLLEDLKIRAMIQEIPECKNADIAEVEIIRHPQRITIMIHTARPGVIIGVKGANIENIGAVIQKKLGKKVQIKIKEVKRAELRASLVAQNVARQLAGRASFRKVLKQACFNTMRSGAQGIKVRISGRLGGAEMSRTEEMKEGRVPLHTLRADIDYGFAEADTTYGKIGVKVWLYSGMMFGGEQKEDAGALLKKQRRPRSEKTAQAGRQ
- the rplN gene encoding 50S ribosomal protein L14, producing MIQVETRLNVADNSGAKLVECIKVIGGSKRRYAGIGDIIVVAVKEALPTSVIKKGAVQKAVIVRVSKEYRRPDGTYIRFDDNACVIIDDNKNPKGKRIFGPVARELRDHDYMKIISLAPEVL
- the rplV gene encoding 50S ribosomal protein L22 — protein: MKMTERTGYRATTKFLIASPTKVRPVANVVKNKPYPEAMAILENMPQKGAVLISQTMKSAASNALYKNKQLDEDMLFVKEIMIDEGPRLKRIWCRGKGRADMLLKRMCHITVVVDERAGE
- the rpsE gene encoding 30S ribosomal protein S5, whose translation is MSHQKESKRDNQHTDKEYVEKLVKLNRTAKVVKGGRRFSFSALTVVGDQKGRVGYGFGKANDVSDAIRKSIEKAKANMVTFPLKNGTIPHEVQGKFKGSEVLLRPACSGTGIIAGGTIRAIMEAAGATDLLSKSLGSSSAVNVVKATFDAASLLMDGKKIAKNRGKTLLDVWG
- the rplF gene encoding 50S ribosomal protein L6 — translated: MSRVGKMPVAIPAGVKVNVANGTFTVEGPKGKLSQSYHTEAVDFKVEADHVLVTRKNDSLQTRAYHGLYRSLLNNMVTGVSTGFTKTLVINGVGYRAEVQGKLLVMALGYSNDFSVIIPEGIEVKVDQLKVIISGSSKEAVGQFASQVRKLRGPEPYKGKGIRYEDEIIKRKVGKSGVK
- a CDS encoding type Z 30S ribosomal protein S14; the protein is MATVAKINQANRKAKYPTRQYNRCKVCGRPRGYLRKFKMCRVCFRKLASEGQIPGVTKSSW
- the rplX gene encoding 50S ribosomal protein L24, which codes for MAGKMKIHRNDSVEIIAGKERGKRGEVVKVLQEDNKVIVGGLNMIKKAMRKRSQQDQGGIVEIEAPISASNVMIICKKCGKTRIAYEIKDGKKIRVCRKCGETL
- the rplE gene encoding 50S ribosomal protein L5; protein product: MSNYVPRLKKVYTEQIMPELQKEFNYSSVMQIPRLKKVVVSMGVGVALTNRKLLDAAVTDLEIITGQKAVKTKARKSIANFKLREGNEIGAMVTLRGARMYEFLDRFINVALPRVKDFRGVNPNGFDGRGNYSVGITEQIIFPEIDFDKIERISGLNVNVVTSAETDQEARSLLAKFGMPFRK
- the rpsQ gene encoding 30S ribosomal protein S17, whose product is METTENMKKIGKREFVGIVTSDKMEKTIVVEVRTKKLHKLYKKYVSSSKKYKAHDEENTAHIGDTVRIVEHKPISKDKAWMLTEVIERAK
- the rpsS gene encoding 30S ribosomal protein S19 codes for the protein MSRSVKKGPFIAKSLFKNVNEMNRSGKKKPIKTYSRCSTIIPEMVGNTISVHNGKTWIPVYITENLVGHKLGEFAPTRTFRKHANSDKKVGR
- the rplR gene encoding 50S ribosomal protein L18 encodes the protein MDKKRNDKDRKRFKRKMHIRKSIFGTAERPRMTVFRSNKRISVQVIDDVEGKTLAAVSTMEEDLRSLKVNVESGAKVGEEIGKRLKEKNIDTVVFDRNGYLYHGVVKAVADGARKTGIKF
- the rpmC gene encoding 50S ribosomal protein L29, which encodes MKKKSKYREMSYKELVSKRNDLKQKYMDLRFQAVVGHLDNPLEKRIMRREIAMLNTFIRQKELAGEGAN
- the rpsH gene encoding 30S ribosomal protein S8 encodes the protein MSVSDPIADMLTKIRNAASAGHESVDVPSSKMKWEIISILKSEGYIKNFKKMTQEGASSIRVFLKYDDKESSVIHGIERVSTPGRRVYLGYKSLPRVFNGYGTLIVSTSKGIITGKAAGENQVGGELICKVW
- the rplP gene encoding 50S ribosomal protein L16 encodes the protein MAFSPKRVKHRKVQRGRIKGEATRCNNIDFGEYALVSLEPFLLTNRQIEAARVALNRKIKRGGKLWIRVFPDKPYSKKPAEVRMGGGKGAPEYWVAVVKPGTIIFELAGVDKNLAEQAMTLAGSKLPFKTRFAEQIQAD